Proteins encoded by one window of Vibrio rumoiensis:
- the rnm gene encoding RNase RNM produces MRIDLHSHTTCSDGRLTPVQLLDRAIEMNLEVLAITDHDSVDAIPLAQDYIAKQFLPLHLITGIEFSTVWQNKDIHIVGLDIDIQNPQLQQLIESQKQRRIERSELMAARLAKHTREGVLEEVRAMANGASITRSHFAKWLVENGYAKTMQQVFKKYLTRNNPGYVPPVWCSIDEAVSAIHAAGGVAVLAHPGRYQLTAKWLKRLIAAFVEAGGDAMEVAQPQQAQQERRTLADYAIENGLLASQGSDFHYPSPWTELGRNLWLPSGVEPVWKDWQQIAHLEFGAKQA; encoded by the coding sequence ATGAGAATCGATCTACATAGCCACACAACATGCTCAGATGGACGTTTAACACCTGTGCAATTATTGGATCGTGCTATTGAAATGAACTTAGAGGTTTTGGCCATTACTGACCATGATAGTGTGGATGCAATACCGCTAGCGCAAGATTACATTGCGAAGCAGTTTTTGCCATTGCATCTGATCACCGGTATTGAGTTTTCAACGGTATGGCAGAATAAAGATATTCATATTGTTGGTTTGGATATTGATATTCAAAACCCGCAATTGCAGCAATTAATTGAGTCGCAAAAGCAAAGGCGAATTGAGCGTTCAGAGTTAATGGCTGCTCGTTTAGCCAAACACACCAGAGAAGGGGTGTTGGAAGAAGTGAGGGCAATGGCAAATGGTGCTTCTATAACGCGTTCTCACTTTGCTAAATGGCTAGTAGAAAACGGCTACGCGAAAACCATGCAGCAAGTGTTTAAGAAATACTTAACGCGCAATAACCCGGGTTATGTTCCGCCGGTATGGTGCAGTATCGATGAAGCGGTTTCGGCGATACATGCCGCTGGTGGCGTTGCGGTTTTAGCGCACCCTGGACGTTATCAATTGACAGCGAAATGGTTGAAGCGTTTAATTGCTGCATTCGTTGAAGCAGGGGGGGATGCGATGGAAGTTGCTCAGCCTCAGCAAGCTCAACAAGAAAGAAGAACATTAGCCGACTATGCTATAGAAAACGGTTTACTTGCCTCGCAAGGGTCTGATTTTCATTATCCATCTCCGTGGACTGAGCTTGGTCGTAATTTATGGTTACCATCTGGTGTTGAACCAGTATGGAAAGATTGGCAGCAGATTGCACATTTAGAATTTGGGGCTAAACAAGCCTAA
- a CDS encoding L-threonylcarbamoyladenylate synthase: protein MSQFFYLHPENPQARLINQAVAIIRNGGVIVYPTDSGYALGCQLENKNALERICRIRKIDDKHNFTLLCRDLSELSLYARIDNTAFRLLKNNTPGAYTFIFKGTKEVPRRLMNAKRKTIGIRIPDNKIALDLLEALGEPLMSTTLILPGNDYAESDPEDIRDKLEHSVDLIMNGGFLGEQPTTVVDFSDDEMVIVRRGAGDTAPFE from the coding sequence ATGAGCCAATTTTTTTATCTACATCCAGAAAATCCTCAAGCTCGTTTGATTAATCAAGCGGTGGCGATTATTCGTAATGGTGGTGTGATTGTCTATCCAACGGACTCTGGTTATGCACTTGGCTGCCAACTTGAAAACAAAAATGCTTTAGAGCGTATTTGTCGAATTCGTAAGATCGATGATAAGCATAATTTCACTTTGTTGTGTCGTGACCTTTCTGAATTATCACTTTATGCCCGTATCGATAACACCGCTTTTCGTTTATTGAAAAATAATACTCCGGGCGCTTATACTTTCATTTTTAAAGGTACTAAAGAGGTACCACGCCGTTTGATGAATGCGAAACGTAAAACGATTGGTATTCGTATTCCTGATAATAAAATCGCGTTGGATTTACTCGAAGCATTAGGTGAGCCTTTGATGTCGACGACATTAATTCTCCCAGGGAATGATTATGCAGAATCGGATCCAGAAGATATTCGCGATAAGTTAGAGCATTCGGTTGATTTGATCATGAATGGTGGGTTCCTTGGGGAGCAACCAACCACCGTTGTTGATTTTAGCGATGACGAAATGGTGATTGTTCGTCGTGGTGCTGGTGATACCGCGCCATTTGAATAA
- a CDS encoding aminodeoxychorismate/anthranilate synthase component II, translated as MANILFIDNFDSFTYNLVDQFRTLGHDVTIYRNSLSAETIEQAVKQLENPVIVLSPGPGAPSEAGCMPELIQRLKGKVPMIGICLGHQAIVEAYGGTVAGAGEIIHGKVSMMVHDNHPTYQNLPSPFAIARYHSLVATHVSDALTVTAQVDGLVMSVVEENHKVCGFQFHPESIMTTYGATLLENTIRWALEK; from the coding sequence ATGGCGAACATTCTTTTTATTGATAACTTTGATTCATTTACCTACAACCTCGTTGACCAATTTCGCACACTCGGTCATGACGTGACGATTTATCGTAATAGTTTATCAGCAGAAACTATTGAACAAGCCGTCAAGCAACTGGAAAATCCGGTCATTGTGCTTTCTCCAGGGCCTGGGGCTCCATCGGAAGCGGGTTGTATGCCAGAACTGATTCAACGCTTAAAAGGTAAAGTACCGATGATTGGTATTTGTTTAGGGCATCAAGCGATTGTAGAAGCCTACGGTGGCACGGTGGCAGGCGCAGGTGAGATCATTCATGGCAAGGTATCGATGATGGTGCATGACAATCATCCAACCTATCAGAACTTACCCTCACCTTTTGCGATTGCTCGTTATCATTCTTTGGTTGCGACTCATGTGAGTGATGCGCTAACCGTGACTGCGCAAGTTGATGGGCTAGTCATGTCTGTCGTCGAAGAAAATCACAAAGTGTGTGGCTTTCAATTTCACCCAGAATCCATTATGACAACCTATGGCGCGACCTTATTAGAAAACACAATTCGTTGGGCATTAGAGAAATAG
- a CDS encoding anthranilate synthase component 1 produces MNKAAKIHQGKIGHKHPIEVFQVDTPYLEDPTQVFHALCVNDNALETQNSLLLESAEISSKANLKSLLLIDAAVRIECHGHQVTMTAKSLNGQNLLQAVKANLTSDVLTQATDKTLTLSFDAPNDAIDEDSRLRQSSSFDALRVVQHSFDLSQLPDSLGTNKKLAIFIGGSFAYDLVANFEDLGEAKTIDNCPDYVFYVAETLMIFDHQTQHCSVQATAFNSTNSIQAELKQRLANITEHCTDVAPLPQATEVADMSVDTNISDEDFCQIVRNLKEFVVKGDIFQVVPSRRFSLPCPSPLSAYKALKQSNPSPYMFYMKDELFTLFGASPESALKYDADSEQIEIYPIAGTRRRGKNADGSINFDLDSRIELELRNDKKENAEHMMLVDLARNDVARIATAGSRHVADLLKVDRYSHVMHLVSRVVGELRCDLDALHAYQACMNMGTLTGAPKIRAMQLIRDVEQQRRGTYGGAVGYLTGEGDLDTCIVIRSAYVENGIAHIQAGAGVVFDSDPQSEADETRGKAQACISAIQLAHQVNSTDNQQG; encoded by the coding sequence ATGAATAAGGCAGCGAAAATTCATCAGGGTAAGATAGGCCACAAACACCCAATTGAAGTGTTTCAAGTGGACACACCATATCTAGAGGATCCAACACAAGTTTTCCATGCATTATGCGTTAATGACAATGCACTTGAGACACAAAATAGTCTGTTACTTGAAAGTGCAGAAATCAGCTCAAAAGCAAATTTAAAAAGTCTACTCCTGATTGATGCTGCGGTTCGTATTGAATGCCATGGACACCAAGTTACCATGACAGCGAAAAGCTTGAATGGTCAAAACTTACTGCAAGCGGTCAAAGCTAATTTAACCAGTGATGTACTCACGCAAGCAACGGACAAAACTTTAACTCTTTCTTTCGATGCGCCTAACGACGCCATTGATGAAGATTCTCGTCTGCGTCAATCTTCTAGCTTTGATGCTTTACGTGTCGTTCAGCACAGCTTTGATTTATCACAACTCCCCGATTCCTTAGGCACAAACAAAAAACTCGCTATTTTCATTGGAGGCTCCTTTGCTTACGATCTCGTTGCAAACTTTGAAGACTTAGGTGAAGCCAAAACCATTGATAATTGCCCTGATTACGTTTTCTACGTTGCAGAAACATTAATGATTTTTGATCACCAAACTCAGCACTGCAGCGTACAAGCAACCGCTTTTAATAGCACCAACAGCATCCAAGCAGAATTAAAACAACGCCTAGCCAATATTACTGAACATTGCACCGATGTTGCCCCACTACCGCAAGCAACAGAAGTCGCGGACATGTCAGTGGATACGAATATTTCTGATGAAGATTTTTGCCAAATTGTACGCAACTTAAAAGAGTTCGTCGTTAAAGGTGATATTTTCCAAGTGGTTCCATCGCGCCGCTTTTCCCTCCCTTGTCCATCACCACTTTCAGCTTATAAAGCACTGAAACAAAGTAACCCAAGTCCATATATGTTTTACATGAAAGATGAGTTGTTTACTTTATTTGGTGCATCACCAGAGAGCGCATTGAAATACGATGCAGATAGCGAGCAAATCGAAATCTACCCAATAGCAGGCACTCGTCGTCGGGGTAAAAATGCCGATGGCTCAATTAACTTTGACCTCGATAGCCGTATTGAATTAGAACTACGTAATGATAAAAAAGAAAATGCCGAACACATGATGTTAGTAGATTTGGCACGTAATGATGTCGCAAGAATCGCTACAGCAGGTTCTCGCCATGTCGCCGACTTACTAAAAGTTGACCGTTATAGCCATGTGATGCATTTGGTGTCACGAGTAGTTGGTGAGTTACGCTGTGACCTTGATGCCCTACATGCTTATCAAGCTTGCATGAACATGGGCACGCTCACTGGCGCTCCTAAAATTCGTGCGATGCAATTAATTCGTGATGTCGAACAACAACGTCGCGGTACTTATGGCGGTGCCGTTGGTTATTTAACCGGCGAAGGCGACCTTGATACTTGTATCGTGATTCGTTCAGCGTATGTTGAAAATGGTATCGCTCACATTCAAGCCGGTGCCGGTGTGGTATTTGACTCAGACCCACAATCGGAAGCTGACGAAACCCGAGGAAAAGCACAAGCGTGCATTAGCGCGATTCAACTGGCCCATCAGGTCAACTCAACAGATAATCAACAAGGTTAA